In Coleofasciculus chthonoplastes PCC 7420, a single genomic region encodes these proteins:
- a CDS encoding Uma2 family endonuclease, whose amino-acid sequence MTQSLEPNVLPPPFPDHTQLPESNGEFVKNFQEHPQSLILTDSLGPILERIHPDGQYAIGQDCGIYWRQTEPPEKGAEAPDWFYVPNVPPKLDGQIRRSYVIWHEFIAPMIALEFASGDGSEERDRTPLSRSSQGEKTKPGKFWVYEQILRIPYYGIFEIKTNQLEVYHFVNGSYSPMNPNRRNHYPIEPLGIELGLLQGTYQNQTQIWLRWWDSEGNLLLTGSERAEQERQRAEQERHRAEQERHRAEQERHRAEQAELARTEAIPKLFAMGLTANQIAEALGLPIEDINSMGNPPNS is encoded by the coding sequence ATGACTCAGAGCCTAGAACCCAATGTTCTACCTCCTCCGTTCCCGGATCATACCCAACTCCCTGAATCCAATGGTGAATTCGTGAAAAACTTCCAGGAGCATCCCCAAAGCCTTATTCTCACAGACTCCCTCGGACCCATTCTCGAAAGAATTCATCCCGACGGACAATATGCCATTGGACAAGATTGTGGCATCTACTGGCGACAAACAGAACCGCCAGAAAAAGGAGCAGAAGCTCCCGATTGGTTTTATGTCCCCAATGTTCCGCCAAAATTAGACGGTCAAATTCGCCGTTCTTACGTGATCTGGCACGAATTTATCGCGCCAATGATTGCCTTAGAATTTGCCAGTGGCGATGGTTCCGAAGAGCGCGATCGCACGCCATTATCCCGTTCATCCCAAGGAGAAAAAACGAAACCCGGTAAGTTTTGGGTTTATGAGCAGATTCTCCGGATTCCTTACTATGGTATTTTTGAAATCAAGACGAACCAGTTAGAGGTTTATCACTTCGTTAATGGTTCCTACAGCCCGATGAACCCTAATCGGCGAAACCATTATCCCATTGAACCTTTAGGTATAGAATTGGGACTACTACAAGGAACCTATCAAAATCAAACTCAAATTTGGTTGCGCTGGTGGGATAGTGAGGGGAATTTACTCCTAACTGGAAGTGAGAGAGCTGAACAAGAACGACAACGGGCTGAACAAGAAAGACACCGGGCTGAACAAGAAAGACACCGGGCTGAACAAGAAAGACACCGGGCTGAACAAGCAGAACTTGCCCGAACAGAAGCTATTCCCAAATTATTTGCTATGGGATTAACCGCCAATCAAATAGCAGAAGCTTTAGGTTTACCGATTGAGGACATTAACTCCATGGGTAATCCACCTAACAGTTAA
- a CDS encoding Tex family protein: protein MLNIPSVLAQELSLSANQVENTLSLLAEGATIPFISRYRKERTGSLDEVQIRAIAERYAYLSELEERKATILEAIASQGKLTDELKAKIESCFQKNELEDLYLPYRPKRRTRATVAREKGLEPLAEFIKSLNTPTAKPVSLEAEAANYIDEEKGVKTAEDALKGASDILAEEVAETAEFRAYLRDYLMKNGRFVSKIKDDYPEGSTKYEMYRNFQIKAKDIAPHNMLALFRGESEGILSLNLEFDQEFVQSYLESETIRTKIPEVRNFYRDLLHDGFNRLMKNSLITEVRTDRKAYADFESIKTFEANLRELLLSPPAGMKPTLAIDPGLRTGCKVAVLNETGKFMEYQTIFPHTGKPTQAATTVKTLIEKYQIELIAIGNGTASRETDEFVGDVIKTLDRKPISVIVNESGASIYSASDVAREEFPDQDVTVRGAISIGRRLQDPLAELVKIDPKSIGVGQYQHDVDQKLLRKKLDDTVESCVNYVGVDLNTASKELLTFVSGLTPTIAKNIVTYRNENGAFPNRRRLLKVAKLGPKAFEQSAGFLRIRGGDNPLDNTAVHPESYPVVEAIAKDIGVPLKQIPKAADRLKSIDLKKYVTDTVGLPTLKDIIRELEKPGRDPRAEFKYATFKEGVKEMSDLKVGMELEGIVTNVANFGAFVDIGVHQDGLVHISQLADRFVDDPKEIVKVGQVVNVRVLSVDEKLKRIGLSMRAAQQR, encoded by the coding sequence ATGCTGAATATTCCCTCCGTCCTAGCACAAGAGCTTTCCCTCTCCGCCAATCAGGTGGAAAATACCCTGTCTCTTTTAGCCGAGGGAGCCACGATTCCCTTTATTTCCCGTTATCGGAAAGAACGCACCGGTTCTCTGGATGAAGTCCAAATTCGCGCGATCGCAGAACGCTACGCTTACCTGAGTGAACTCGAAGAACGCAAAGCCACGATTCTGGAAGCGATCGCGTCTCAAGGGAAATTAACGGATGAACTGAAGGCGAAAATAGAGTCCTGTTTCCAGAAAAATGAGTTAGAAGACCTTTACCTCCCCTATCGTCCCAAGCGCCGCACTAGAGCCACCGTTGCGCGGGAAAAAGGATTAGAACCTCTGGCTGAATTTATTAAATCCCTGAATACCCCCACCGCCAAACCCGTCTCCTTAGAAGCAGAAGCCGCCAATTATATTGACGAAGAAAAGGGTGTCAAAACCGCCGAAGATGCGCTGAAAGGGGCGTCTGATATCTTGGCGGAAGAAGTCGCTGAAACCGCCGAATTCCGGGCATACTTGCGCGACTATTTAATGAAAAATGGGCGATTTGTTTCCAAGATTAAAGACGATTATCCCGAAGGCAGTACCAAATATGAAATGTACCGCAATTTCCAAATCAAGGCAAAGGATATTGCGCCACATAATATGCTGGCATTATTTCGGGGCGAAAGCGAGGGAATTTTAAGCCTGAATCTGGAGTTTGATCAAGAGTTTGTCCAGTCGTATTTAGAATCAGAAACCATTCGCACGAAAATTCCAGAGGTGCGGAACTTCTATCGGGATCTGCTGCATGATGGCTTTAACCGTTTGATGAAAAATTCCCTAATTACGGAAGTGCGGACAGATCGTAAAGCGTATGCTGATTTTGAATCGATTAAAACTTTTGAAGCCAATCTGCGAGAACTCCTACTTTCTCCCCCAGCCGGAATGAAACCCACGTTAGCGATTGATCCGGGATTGCGAACCGGGTGTAAAGTGGCGGTATTAAATGAAACGGGGAAGTTTATGGAATACCAAACCATTTTCCCCCATACCGGAAAACCCACCCAAGCGGCTACCACAGTCAAAACCCTAATCGAAAAATACCAGATCGAATTAATCGCGATCGGCAATGGTACAGCATCGCGGGAAACCGATGAGTTTGTCGGGGATGTGATTAAAACCCTAGATCGGAAACCGATTAGCGTGATTGTAAATGAATCGGGTGCGTCTATCTATTCGGCGAGTGATGTAGCGCGAGAAGAATTTCCGGATCAAGATGTTACCGTGCGCGGGGCGATTAGTATTGGACGCCGTTTACAAGATCCTTTGGCGGAATTGGTGAAAATTGATCCCAAATCTATTGGTGTGGGACAATACCAGCATGATGTGGATCAAAAGTTACTCAGAAAGAAGCTGGATGACACGGTAGAAAGCTGTGTGAACTATGTGGGTGTGGATCTGAATACGGCGTCGAAAGAGTTGTTAACCTTTGTGTCGGGTTTAACTCCAACCATTGCCAAAAATATCGTCACCTATCGGAATGAAAATGGCGCATTTCCTAATCGCCGCCGTCTGCTGAAAGTCGCCAAATTAGGACCTAAAGCCTTTGAACAATCCGCCGGATTCCTGAGAATTCGGGGTGGCGATAACCCCTTAGACAATACCGCTGTGCATCCAGAGAGTTATCCAGTCGTAGAAGCGATCGCGAAAGATATTGGGGTTCCCTTAAAACAAATTCCTAAAGCCGCTGATCGGCTCAAGTCCATTGATTTAAAGAAATACGTCACCGATACCGTTGGCTTACCCACCCTGAAAGACATTATCCGGGAATTAGAAAAGCCGGGACGCGATCCCCGTGCTGAGTTTAAATATGCCACATTTAAGGAAGGCGTGAAGGAAATGTCTGACCTAAAAGTGGGGATGGAGTTAGAAGGAATTGTCACCAATGTGGCGAATTTTGGTGCCTTTGTCGATATTGGCGTGCATCAGGATGGGTTAGTGCATATTTCCCAACTGGCGGATCGATTTGTGGACGATCCCAAAGAAATTGTCAAAGTGGGACAAGTTGTTAATGTGCGGGTTCTTTCTGTGGATGAGAAGTTAAAGCGAATTGGCTTATCCATGCGTGCGGCGCAACAGAGGTAA